The Metopolophium dirhodum isolate CAU chromosome 4, ASM1992520v1, whole genome shotgun sequence DNA window gtattttattaacttatttaaatttaagtgaaGCTTTAGatatctcaaaataatttaaattaaaacaaataaatatacttacaagtttttttttttaaattcattaactTGAATGTTAAAGATTGTTAAATTtagtataggtaaataataagattatatAAAACTAGGACAATATCTAATCAAAACGATAAGCTTTCATGtagttatttacctatattatattttaaattttaaaacaaaacattgatTAAGTGACACAATATTGATTACAGGAGTATACAAAAaaggttaattatttatactataggtaGACACTAgacatgtttaaatatataaattagactaagtatattatgttggaTATAATTTAGCTAAATTTAAGGATGAATACTTAAATGTCTTAAATTTTGAATCATTGAACATCTCAAGAGGCGAGAATCTAGAAATCTTAAATGGGAggagtcaattttttttcagaaaaaaggaaaattttaGTGCATAATAGATTATAGGTAACATTATAGATAagatttgataacaatattaacattttaaaattgtggaTTTATGTACACATGAACTCAACAtggatttattatataaatattatacatagtatacaaaatttcCTGTGGGGCTGTAACTCCTCAGCTCCTCCTCTGGATCTGTGTTTGAATCTCGGACAATTCAATAAGTTCAAACATAACCAAGTTTGAGTACTCTagtagtttttgtttttgttatggttattattaacaaaaacatatttatgaattatagaTTTTCCTTATAAaggaaaaatatctagtaacATGCTATGGTTTTACAACTTTTTTCTTAAAAGTTACATCTATTAAAatctttttagattctgagctgagcaaaagaatgtattggttttataatgattttttttctgtcagTCAGTAACATTTTGGATAGTAAGCATGCTTCGATTTTTGAGATCTtctgggaggtcaaaattttaaaatccaaCTAGTTTTAGTAAGCGTAgagaaaaaccactaaaaatgggattttaatttctaatgctttgtctatcaccatagcaacgaataaaaaatattataagaactaCGCTAaccgctcagaaccgtttttcgtatacaatggtttatcattctattcaaatataacacatccattacaactactgtatagcagagcggtatccacttgtccaccttttttttttaaaataatgaatgttgtatttattcaaaaatacataataaatatatatttttatcgtatactttatttatttagttttattaagttAAGGTAATTATGACTTTACttcaatatttagatatattttaataccaatatagaaattaatagaaataaaaatatccatAGTAATTCATGCGAAGTATCTTATGCAGACCTACATCAATACTTTTGAattggaaaaattcaaaaaataaatttatttaaacaactaacttttctaatgaaatatttctattacaGATTATTTTAGAATACTTATTGtgaaatcatatataatatataatatatcatatataatcatatatcataataatcctagtaatagtattatttgtataaatttatttatttttatttttaggatttcCCGATCCGTTGGACTTGGCCAcaggtattgaaaaaaaagaaatgctTTTGCGTTTAGCTGGAAATGATGtaagttgtattttaaattataatctttattaGGGAAACTATTCATATTCATAAAGCTTgtattaatagtaggtatagatcaaataatacatttttaaaattacttcaaatgttttaattgatatttttaacgaACTATGTGTATTATCAATttactcaaataaaatatttagaattctACCTACCATTGGCAGTTATTATAGGCAGATAGGCTATTAAAGGTTCAAACATTACGCAAAATCACAGTCAATGTAAGTAATTCGATAACTGCTGcattttatgtttgtattgtctgtacatattaaacaatattattaaaaataattatcaacaaaatattttttatcaaatatttccaatcatataaaacaaattgtataaattgtatttgaattttgaataatactGAGTTTTGAAGTccaatacaacaataaaaaagtgcatctactttaaataatattggtactcattttaatttataaaaatgtaatttaactcctaaaaattaatatttaaatttattaataaaatcaaaaatgtttttgttttattataggacccgtacaatttaaaatctattaagCGAGGTGTAGGAACCAAAGAAACACCAAATGAAATTCCATCTGCCTTTGAAGCTAGAATTGTTGGTTGTGTATGTGAAGAAGATTCATCACACGTTAAATGGATGTGGCTACACTCAGGCGAGCCAAAACGTTGCTTCTGTGGACATTGGTTCAAATTAGTTTACAAGGAAGCACTTGTATAGATAATTAATTGTCGTCGTTGTTCAACCATATTCAACAAGTTTAGTCCTgctccaaatatttttttgtttgtaaaattgttttgtcattaaaaaaaagtattgttgGCATCAGTATCAATTATTACTTTGATTATTATTGTCCAATACAGAacagtattatacaatattgttccTCGAGAATTAGCTTTATATCAATGAAAGCACTTATGTTTTTCTAGGTCTCTACAGTTTgcagattaataattaaaaacattttaccaaaaattattaatttattttttatttttttagtatgatTATCTTATCAAGAGTactttagttaaatatttagattttctaCATAGGATTTTTAGTTTCACAAATGACCGGTTAGAAGTGTACaacttttgtaattatttatttttatttttaaacttagttCCTATATAATGTTAGTATAACTGGGTTaacttatctaaaatattaactgaactttttttatttcaagcaTTACACCtctaaaaaagtataattatacaCTTAAGTTGTAATGCtgaagttataataatacttcacaatatattgtactaacccgagcatttttttttaataaaaatttaaaaaaccgtttacattatcttaaaaaaaaatccttaatttattattagattaaaaaGTACTTCAATGtatttatgatgataaaatagtaataaatgctGCAAGTTCTGTAACAAGTACTTTCAACTGaatattaattgtgtatacTTGTATTGAAAAtcagtatctataattatttttaaatttataataaataataatacgttttgaattcATAGattcaaatttgtaattttaaaatcttttggAAGAATAGGATAACTGGGTAAAAACTTGATTCAGTGTGTAACTGTGCATCTTAGGATTAATTTTACAGACGATTAAGTTAATGGTTATAAAAaggattattttattaatattcaactgAAATTCTaagatatacaaaattaataaaaatattatactataataaataacatagacaacaaaaatataagttttaaatattcaataaaactgaaaattaaattgtttgagaaaaatgttttaacaattaaaaattttctaaaaaaaatcctaaGGTA harbors:
- the LOC132943773 gene encoding cytochrome c oxidase subunit 5B, mitochondrial-like produces the protein MNSRLIVLGSKLAFRSSPRMFTTSAARLGTSKDEGFPDPLDLATGIEKKEMLLRLAGNDDPYNLKSIKRGVGTKETPNEIPSAFEARIVGCVCEEDSSHVKWMWLHSGEPKRCFCGHWFKLVYKEALV